CGACTGTAACTCCTTCCTTTTTGTAATCCTATAATGTAGGCATGATTCTTTCCTAGGATGTAGggaaaaactctataaattgtagaatttgggccattttgagggtccgcaaatttaagatttgaggtccattcTAGAGATTTTATGCAAATTTTCATAAATTTAAaagattttgtgatactctttgaagtttaatacaaaaagaagattgtggattgcctgatctacttgtgtgttctatatggttgtgttcttcgtgatctggtaacttctatcatttgaatcaacaactagtACTCTTGGaagttttattgttttatgaatcatattgcgcatgtaaatggtatatgaggattaaattgatagggcAATCATTGATTGGGTGATATTCATTTTTGTTGGTGTGTGAAGTTGTCTGACTTTATATACTTTCTGGAGCTCGTTATTTTAATGTTGATTTAGTGATGTTGATAATACTTGGATTATGAAATTCTAACCgtgtggatcattcagttgttattgtattgatttcattgttatttccttgttcccctgatctatcttttgttgtttgttttgagagaatctaaatcggaaaatacaaaaaaaaaaataggcaATTCAAAAGTAGCTACAACCAGGAGGCCCCTTGACAGGTACGATCGCATCAACCACTGAGCTGCCCATCACCaccgagacccgactatagagaccttggagtagttagtttcccaaaacttattgcttttcaggatAGGTGGTGAgcgttcacataaactacctgatagttggtgagtgtgtcaaaacacccatcaggtctcgacggtgatgggcagcTCAGTGACTAATGCGATCATACCTATCAAAgggccttggagtagttagtttcccaaaacttactatttttcacgagaggtggtgagtgttcacataaactacctgactattggtgagtgtgtcaaagcACCCGTCAACAGGTATAATTTGTCTTTGCAAAATTATTGTGAATGTGAGATATGTTTGCAAGTTCTTCCTAAGGAGATGATTAAATTCTATAGAGATATTTCAATGAATTAGGAAATGCAATGGTGATCATTACGTAGAGTTTGGAATGTGATATAAATAGACATTTATGTAAAGCATGAATGTTCacgttttgtggttggatcttgaATTTTCCATTTAATGTTTAAAGGCTTCATGTTTTGACTCTATTACCCCAAGATTAGGCACTGATCTTTGAGAACTTTATTCAATTTCAAATActatttcaatcaaatcaaatctattttcCTATTTTATGTTCGTAGGAGTAGGATTAGAATCGGAATCATTGTCAATTGTGCACTTTAGTAATAAATAACCATGAATAGAGCCATTTCAGGGTTGAATTACATGCATTATGGTTGAAATCCATTGAGAATTATTTACTTTGTGACAATATCTGTTGATATTTGCATAGAGTCTTTCAATATTGCAAGGTCttcccacctaggtcttgcagagcctaaagtgtagaagaaaTCAATCATCATTTGATTAATTCATGTACATTGGCCACCAATCTAGATCTTTGTTGATAGGAAATAGGCTAATTAGGAATATCTGGGcaatcagttggaaacaccaagAGGTATTATCTTTATTCTTTGGAAAGCTTGTTTAGGAACAAATATCAAATCTTCCAAGGTCATCCTAATATTATTTGGTAAGTTTGACAAAAGAAACTTTGGTAGATAAGTGTTTTGTGGATGAAGTCTTAGcatcttttaatatttaaaatttgagGCAACTTGATTTGGGCTATTTTATTATAGATGTCTCTTCTGAATTTAGGCTCAAATCCTCTAATGAGGTGAATGGAATTAATAAATGATCTTCTCCTcttttgattatttttaaaattaacacTAATGGTTCTTCTTTTGGCAGCTTAGGTGCTATGGAGATTGGTGGATCTGGATAGGAAAGTATTAGTTTGGTTCAATTCATTTTTCCTACTACTATGGGTCCATCAACATTGATAATCAAATGAAGGATTGAGCACTCTTTATGGCTCTCAAGAAAGCTTGTGAATTGAGTTGGAAGAAGATAATTTGTTGGATGATTCTATGAGTTTGGTCTTCCTTTTAAATAATGGAAGGCTTCAAGAGTCTTCTTGGAGGTTGGTTTCTTATGTTGAGTAGATCCTTTGCCTTTTGTAAAATTTTGAGTCTATCTCCTTTGTTCACATCCCAAGAGAATGGAATGTTGTTGCGATTTGTTTGGTCAAATAGAAATCTGATGTTAATCGTACTTGGAAGGTCATAGATTGAACATCCCTATCTTTTTCTCAATCTTTACAAATTATTCAAGTCCTTTATAATGATATAGTTTGATCTATTTGATTTTCCACCCTCTTTATTTGTTTAAGGGAACTCTGAAGGAAGAAAAATGAAAAGGCAAATAGAAAATGAATAAACTCCAAGAGTTGACAAATGAGGTAACAAAGTGTTGTAAGTGACACCTAGAATTGACAAATGAAACAACAAAATGTTGTAAGTGACACCTGGAGTTGACAAATGAAGCAACAAAATGTTGTAAGTGATACCCAGAATTGACAAATGAAGCAACAAAATGTTGAAGTGACACATGAGTTGACAAATGAAGGTTTCACAAAGGATACTCCAAACTCTACCAAATATGGCCCATGTTGATAGCGATATCACTCACGTTAGGGTAACTGCACATTGCGTTGACATTCTAATATTTAGGTGTGAAGGTTGTCTCAAGCAAACTTGTTTCTTTATTTAAGGATAAACTTGAATAACCTGTAGACTCTGGTTTTTAGTATTTAATGCCATTGAGGTCTCTTCCCCCATTGGGTCCCAAATCCATGATCACGCGGGGCCTAAAACTTGAAAAGGCTAATACACAGCTTTGCTTTAAAGATTCATGGTATGCTCCACTAATCCCTGCGTCTCCAATTAGGGCAATCTATTTTGCCCCTATTGGACTCAGATTCGCCCATATAAACTATTTGAGTAGCTAAGGTATCCATCGTTGTCACATTGTCAACCAACCAACTAATGTATTTTGCTTAGAATTTAAGAACTCAGAGATGAATATTTTATGCTAGAACTAAATTCCTTTCTCATGggccctttgattatgcttctggCCGACAGGGCATCACATTTGTTCTTTAAATACCCATCATCTGGAATACCTGTCATCCACCCAGAAAGTGTTTTTTGAACTGTTTTTTGTTGTGATTTATCACTTTTAAGCTAATGGGTTTTGAAAATGGTGATGACAAGAGCAAGTATGGAAAAGAATTGTTGTGCTTCATTATGTTCTGCAAACTTTTTGGAGTGTTAAAAGAGAAGAATAGTTGTGTTTCATTATGTTCTGCAAGCTTTTTGGAGTGTTAAAGAAAAGAATAGTTGTGTTTCATTATGTTCTGAAAGCTTTTTGAAATGTTAaaagaatgatatggaaaacaatAGTTGTGTTTCATTATGTTCTGCAAACTTTTTGGGGTGTTATAAGAATGATTTGTGATGATGAATGTGAGTGCAGGTGGTGGACTAGGGAGACTGTGGCTGTGGTCACAGGGGCAAACAAAGGCATAGGTTTTGAAATTGTACGTCAGTTGGCAGAAAATGGTTTAACTGTTGTTCTCACTTCAAGAGACCTCAGTAGAGGATTGAGAGCCACCAAAACCCTTCATGATGAGGGTTTCAATAATGTTGTATTCCATGAGCTGGAAATACAGAACTTGCAGAGCGTTTCAGAGTTTGCAATGTGGTTGAAGGAGAATTATGGTGGTCTGGACATCTTGGTATGATTGAGCTGTAAACAACTGACATATTGTTTGTTATTTAGGCCATCTAGAACTGCAAATTATACCAAACTTGTGTTTACTTTTGAGCATACAATATACCCACTTCAGTGAGGAATAATATAAGAATCTTGGTTGACCTTCTGAATTGATTTGGCCATGGTGGTGTGGATGGATTCTTGCAGGTCAACAACGCTGGGATCTTTGGTACCACCATTGATAAGGAAGCTGCAATTCAAGCTGCCTGTGTCTCACGAATGCAATATGATTTGATGGTAAAGTTTAACTTTGTAAAGAATATATTTTCTCTTCTCTGATATCAATACCCAGTGGGATTAGGGGAAACCTTGTTGTAATATATAATTTTCTTTTGCATGAGTTGCCCTCCATCCTGAAATCAATACCTAATGGGATTTGGTGAAGCAAAATCTTAATATGCATTACTATGACCTCCATCTGCATGAACTGTCTGTCCAATATCTTGTTTTCTTAAACTAGTAATATGCGCTACTATAATTTCTGTCTGCATGAGTTTCCATCCACCCTGAAATTAATACCTAGTGGGATTTGGCGAAATAAAATCTTAATAGGCACTACTATAACCTTCATCTGCATGAGCTGTCCTTCACCCAATACTTTTTTTTCTAAGTCGCAATAAGCACTACTACAATTTCCATCTGCATAGATTGCTCTCCACCCTAAAATCAATATCTACTAAGATTTGGTGAAGCAAAATCTTAATATGCACATACTATAACCTCCATTTGCATGAGCTGTCCCCTATCCAATATCTTGTTTTCTAAAACTCTAATATGTACTATCATAACTTCCATCCGTATGAGTTGTCCTCCTTGAAATCAATATCTAGTGGGTTTTTGACGATTTGCACTACTATAATCTCTGTCTGCATGAACTCCTCTCCACCCAATAtgaattcttgatgtatttatcacATTAGatttgattttcaacttctttttctATTGTCTTTGTCCACAGAGCGATCCAGCTTTTTCCCAAGCATTCAAGACAAACTACGAGATGTCCAAGAAATGCATAGAAATAAACTACTATGGCACTAAAAGAATCACAGAAGCATTACTGCCCCTGATCAGACCAGAAGGTAGAATTGTGAACGTTTCCTCAGAGGCCGGATTGCTAAAGGTATAAAACATCTCATTCCGATAACAATCATACCTAGTTATTCAGTGTTATCATCAATTCTTCTTCTCAATATatgtgatcttttggatttggAGCTTCTAATCAAAACTTATGTAATCTTTTATAGATGCTGAAGAATGATTCCCTTCAAACCGAACTTTCAAACATTTCAAAAATAACAGAGGGATTAATTGACAAGATGCTTGAAATGTTTCTACATGATATGAAAAGTGGTAATTTGGAAGGAAAAGGTTGGCCATTTTTTACACCTCATTACTCTCTGTCAAAGATTGCTTTGAATGCTTATTCTCGCATGCTTGCTCAGAAATTATCAGAAAGAAGAATATATGTGAATAATGTACATCCAGGAGATGTTCAAACTGACATGACTGATTACTTGGGAAGTTTAACTCCCTCTCAAGGAGCCCACAGTTGTGTAATGCTAGCTCTGTTACCTCCTGGTGGGCCTTCTGGACACTTCTTTTTCATGAAAGAAGCCCATTCTTTCtgagtgtatcttcattttatttgAAGTATTAGTTATATAATCTTATTTGAAATGCAGTTTAAACTGCATTTTGTAATTGATTCAACTGGGATCAAAGCCCAGAGTAAATATTATATGAGCTAGGAGGCAGATTCCCCATGTTTTCTATGATGACTGTACAAGATACGCTTCTCAGTAGATTGGAATGTAGGTTTGTTGTCATGGCTTCACATGatatatataaaagaataaaaGTGAGCATATTATGTACAGAGCTCAATTCATATGAATATAAGTATTTGGATGATATGGAAATCTTTCTCTAATTTTAATGTTGTTCTACTTGTATAGCTATTATCTGGTTTGAATATACATATTCATTTTATGTATGTTTTTTTATAGTTTTGAGTTAGACTTTTAAAGGTAGATAGTGATAGTCAATAGGTCATCAGGTCTAATCATAAAAAATGTTAAGAATGAGGTGTTGTACATCTTGTAtaaaaaatgaattatttaattatttgtgatACATGTTTAGATCTTTAGGAGATGTGTTTAacacattaaatattcatttgagTTCACTTGTAATGTTGTAAATGACATTGATTGGTTATTTTATATATGAATTGCACatgtgaaaaatatttaattttgagaAATTTAGTACCAT
This genomic stretch from Cryptomeria japonica chromosome 8, Sugi_1.0, whole genome shotgun sequence harbors:
- the LOC131044792 gene encoding (+)-neomenthol dehydrogenase; amino-acid sequence: MICDDECECRWWTRETVAVVTGANKGIGFEIVRQLAENGLTVVLTSRDLSRGLRATKTLHDEGFNNVVFHELEIQNLQSVSEFAMWLKENYGGLDILVNNAGIFGTTIDKEAAIQAACVSRMQYDLMSDPAFSQAFKTNYEMSKKCIEINYYGTKRITEALLPLIRPEGRIVNVSSEAGLLKMLKNDSLQTELSNISKITEGLIDKMLEMFLHDMKSGNLEGKGWPFFTPHYSLSKIALNAYSRMLAQKLSERRIYVNNVHPGDVQTDMTDYLGSLTPSQGAHSCVMLALLPPGGPSGHFFFMKEAHSF